The following proteins are encoded in a genomic region of Gloeomargarita sp. SKYB120:
- a CDS encoding DUF1565 domain-containing protein encodes MRFCAFAGWSLVIALGMTDAALANPIPRQLRLTAPTIPARPVVPPPRPEDMPAASPTAVQAQRVLYVHPTSGQDSHNGQTPQTAFRTITRALQAAEAGTLIQLAPGKYSAESGEQFPLVLKPGVILRGDEAKRGQGVLIEGGGRFVSRLFARQNATILAADNSAILGVTVTNRNTRGTAIWVESTNPLIRNCTFVANHREGVFVTGEGAPRIEDNLFIRNGGNGVSFTRASKGEVRRNWFIQTGFGLAIGGVSSPLVADNRIEHNVDGLVISDVARPVLRGNRIAFNQRSGVVVIAGAQPDLGNSASPGNNIFQGNGNHDLHNATRNITLTSVGNRLDTNKVNGQVQLQ; translated from the coding sequence ATGCGTTTTTGTGCCTTCGCCGGCTGGTCTTTAGTTATTGCCCTGGGGATGACGGATGCGGCCTTGGCCAATCCCATCCCGCGTCAGCTACGGTTGACCGCACCCACCATCCCCGCCCGTCCTGTGGTTCCCCCGCCTCGACCGGAGGACATGCCAGCAGCTTCGCCCACGGCGGTTCAGGCGCAACGGGTGCTGTACGTCCATCCCACCAGCGGCCAGGACAGCCACAACGGCCAGACGCCCCAGACGGCCTTTCGGACCATCACCCGCGCCCTGCAAGCGGCGGAGGCCGGTACGTTGATTCAGCTCGCACCCGGCAAGTACAGTGCGGAATCAGGTGAGCAGTTTCCCCTGGTGCTCAAGCCAGGTGTGATCCTGCGGGGCGATGAAGCCAAGCGGGGCCAGGGAGTCCTGATTGAAGGGGGCGGTCGCTTCGTCAGCCGCCTGTTTGCCCGGCAAAATGCTACGATTCTGGCTGCGGACAACAGCGCGATCTTGGGGGTGACCGTCACCAACCGCAACACTCGAGGCACCGCCATCTGGGTCGAATCCACCAACCCCCTGATCCGCAACTGCACGTTTGTCGCCAACCACCGCGAGGGGGTGTTCGTGACGGGTGAGGGCGCACCCCGGATTGAGGACAACCTGTTTATTCGCAACGGCGGCAACGGCGTGTCCTTTACCCGCGCGTCCAAAGGAGAAGTCCGGCGCAATTGGTTTATCCAAACGGGGTTTGGCCTGGCCATCGGCGGGGTTTCGTCGCCCTTGGTCGCGGACAACCGCATCGAGCACAATGTGGACGGCCTAGTCATCAGCGATGTGGCGCGGCCTGTCCTGCGGGGCAATCGGATTGCGTTCAACCAGCGCAGCGGGGTCGTGGTGATCGCCGGCGCGCAACCGGATCTGGGCAACAGCGCTAGCCCCGGCAACAACATCTTTCAGGGCAACGGCAACCACGACCTGCACAACGCCACCCGCAACATCACCTTGACCAGCGTGGGCAACCGGCTGGACACCAACAAGGTCAACGGCCAGGTGCAGCTGCAGTAG
- a CDS encoding BtpA/SgcQ family protein, with translation MGQHTSGFMDLMQVFGTAHPVIGVVHLLPLPTSPRWGGSLQAVIERAEQEASALATGGANGIIIENFFDAPFTQHQVDPAVVSAMSLVAQRVRALVDLPLGINVLRNDAISAMAIATNVGAQFIRVNVLTGVMATDQGLIEGCAHRLLRYRRELDSSVKIFADVLVKHARPLGTPNLTTAVQETIHRGLADAIILSGWTTGHPPTREDLELARAAAGSVPVLVGSGANADNIAHLLAAADGVIVASSLKRKGQIEQPIDPQRVSRFVQAVRRCLEPEEPAPRHLSLNPSPTHTYEQITQPSS, from the coding sequence ATGGGCCAGCATACGTCTGGGTTTATGGATTTAATGCAGGTTTTTGGCACGGCGCATCCGGTGATTGGGGTGGTGCATCTGTTGCCGTTGCCGACATCACCCCGCTGGGGAGGGAGTTTACAGGCGGTCATCGAGCGGGCGGAACAGGAAGCTAGCGCCTTGGCAACTGGAGGTGCCAATGGCATCATCATTGAAAACTTTTTTGACGCGCCGTTTACTCAGCACCAGGTGGATCCGGCGGTGGTGAGCGCCATGAGCCTGGTGGCCCAACGGGTGCGGGCACTGGTGGATTTGCCCCTGGGGATCAACGTATTGCGCAACGATGCTATAAGCGCCATGGCCATTGCTACCAACGTGGGGGCGCAGTTTATCCGGGTGAATGTCCTGACCGGGGTGATGGCGACAGACCAGGGGTTGATTGAAGGCTGCGCCCACCGGCTATTGCGCTACCGGCGCGAGTTGGATAGTTCGGTAAAAATATTTGCCGATGTTTTGGTCAAGCACGCCCGGCCCCTAGGGACGCCCAATCTGACGACGGCGGTGCAGGAGACCATCCATCGAGGGTTGGCCGATGCCATTATTCTTTCTGGCTGGACCACTGGGCATCCCCCGACGCGGGAGGATTTGGAGTTGGCACGGGCTGCAGCAGGTTCTGTACCGGTCCTGGTGGGAAGTGGCGCCAATGCGGACAATATCGCCCACCTGCTCGCCGCTGCAGATGGCGTGATTGTCGCCAGTTCCTTGAAACGCAAAGGCCAGATCGAGCAGCCGATTGACCCGCAACGGGTGAGTCGTTTTGTCCAGGCGGTGCGGCGCTGTTTGGAACCGGAAGAACCGGCCCCGCGTCACCTTTCCCTGAACCCATCACCGACCCACACCTATGAGCAAATTACTCAACCGTCGTCGTAG
- a CDS encoding D-alanyl-D-alanine carboxypeptidase family protein, whose product MDDIPQARRQGPATVQKTPASGPRRWWVVFVIAGLGSFGLVGGWLFRPAPVAQESPPVANAPADLLGHLPYAEADPRDLQAVTADGRVKLHRDAAQAFLAMQRAAQADGVLLVPLSGFRSYQEQQAVFYDVKAERGQRVQERAKVSAPPGYSEHHTGYAIDIGDGRQPATHLHPSFAQTAAFAWLQRRAAQFHFEMSFPENNPQGISYEPWHWRFVGTPRALETFYRARSSTAAAPGR is encoded by the coding sequence GTGGACGACATTCCGCAGGCGCGACGCCAAGGACCAGCAACGGTACAAAAAACACCTGCGAGTGGGCCGCGCAGGTGGTGGGTGGTTTTCGTCATCGCGGGTTTGGGCAGTTTTGGGCTGGTGGGTGGGTGGCTGTTTCGCCCGGCGCCGGTTGCCCAGGAATCGCCTCCTGTAGCCAACGCGCCAGCAGATTTGTTGGGTCATTTGCCCTACGCTGAAGCTGACCCCAGAGATTTGCAGGCGGTGACGGCCGATGGACGGGTGAAACTGCACCGTGATGCGGCCCAAGCGTTCTTAGCGATGCAACGGGCGGCGCAAGCGGATGGGGTCCTGCTCGTGCCGCTGTCCGGGTTTCGTTCCTACCAGGAGCAGCAGGCGGTCTTCTACGACGTGAAGGCGGAGCGCGGACAACGGGTGCAGGAACGGGCGAAAGTGAGTGCGCCGCCTGGCTACAGCGAGCACCACACCGGCTATGCCATAGACATTGGCGATGGCCGCCAACCAGCGACCCATCTGCACCCATCCTTTGCCCAGACGGCAGCCTTTGCCTGGCTCCAGCGGCGGGCCGCCCAGTTCCACTTTGAAATGTCCTTCCCAGAGAACAACCCCCAGGGCATCAGCTACGAACCCTGGCACTGGCGGTTTGTGGGTACACCGCGGGCGTTAGAGACCTTCTACCGCGCCCGCAGCTCTACTGCAGCTGCACCTGGCCGTTGA
- a CDS encoding metallopeptidase TldD-related protein, translating to MADFIEAVTASWRGSVQALARLTLPWRATLVAEASDFVRFNRGRVRQGGHVEQAECTLTLMVEGRSGSRRFPLTGVVETDVAQVEQAVADLQQVVPQLPPDPFLVEPSGNAQSQEVQAGQVPPVTQVMPLILEGVAGLDFTGLYAAGPQVRAYADSAGQSHWFYTETFTLDYSLFNEQQRAVKGYYSGRAWETSAFVRQLQALRRQLELLSRPAKVLPPGRYRTYLAPAAVAELVGMLSWGGLSEAALRQGTSALLPLRRGERQLAAAFSLRENFQAIPVPRFTVQGDVAPVQLPLIQQGQLVQTLVSQRTAREYGLTANGAEPGEALRAPEVLPGTLPVAQALTALDQGLYVANLHYLNWSDQATGRITGMTRYACFWVEGGQMVAPIENLRFDESLYHFWGDGLVALTDTQEWLPATDTYDHRSLGGTLAPGMLVADFQYTL from the coding sequence ATGGCGGACTTTATCGAGGCGGTCACGGCCAGTTGGCGCGGGAGTGTGCAGGCATTGGCGCGTCTGACGCTGCCCTGGCGGGCAACGCTGGTGGCGGAAGCAAGTGATTTTGTGCGGTTCAATCGAGGGCGAGTACGCCAGGGAGGACACGTCGAACAGGCCGAATGCACCCTCACTTTAATGGTGGAAGGCCGCAGCGGCTCGCGCCGTTTCCCGTTGACGGGGGTGGTGGAAACCGACGTGGCCCAGGTGGAGCAAGCAGTGGCAGACCTGCAGCAGGTGGTGCCCCAGCTTCCCCCGGATCCCTTCCTGGTAGAGCCGTCCGGGAACGCCCAGAGCCAGGAGGTGCAAGCGGGTCAAGTGCCGCCGGTGACCCAGGTGATGCCCCTGATTCTGGAAGGGGTAGCGGGGTTAGACTTCACCGGATTGTACGCCGCCGGACCCCAGGTGCGGGCCTATGCCGATAGCGCGGGCCAATCCCACTGGTTCTACACCGAGACGTTTACCCTGGACTATTCCCTGTTCAACGAGCAGCAGCGGGCGGTCAAGGGATACTACAGTGGCCGGGCGTGGGAGACATCGGCTTTTGTGCGGCAACTTCAGGCGCTGCGCCGTCAGTTGGAGCTACTGAGTCGTCCGGCCAAGGTTCTCCCGCCGGGCCGTTATCGCACCTACTTGGCGCCGGCAGCGGTAGCGGAGCTGGTGGGCATGTTGTCCTGGGGCGGCCTGAGCGAGGCAGCGTTGCGCCAGGGAACCAGCGCCCTTTTGCCCCTGCGCCGGGGAGAACGCCAATTGGCAGCGGCTTTTTCCCTGCGGGAGAACTTTCAAGCGATTCCCGTCCCCCGCTTCACCGTGCAGGGAGACGTCGCGCCCGTGCAGCTTCCCCTGATCCAGCAGGGGCAACTGGTGCAGACATTGGTCAGCCAGCGCACCGCCAGGGAGTATGGTTTAACCGCCAACGGTGCTGAACCGGGGGAAGCTCTGCGCGCTCCTGAGGTGTTGCCGGGCACCTTGCCAGTGGCGCAGGCCCTAACAGCTTTAGACCAGGGGTTGTACGTCGCCAATCTGCACTACCTGAACTGGAGCGACCAGGCCACGGGGCGCATCACCGGCATGACTCGCTACGCCTGCTTTTGGGTCGAGGGAGGCCAAATGGTGGCCCCGATTGAAAATCTCCGGTTTGACGAGAGCCTCTACCACTTCTGGGGCGATGGGTTAGTGGCGCTGACGGACACCCAGGAATGGCTCCCAGCCACCGACACCTACGACCACCGCAGTTTGGGGGGAACCCTAGCGCCAGGCATGCTGGTGGCCGATTTCCAGTACACCTTGTAA
- a CDS encoding FHA domain-containing protein: MVTSREQTVITLSLMNPTQGTSIRDWCFKDETVIRIGRAPDNEVVLLSSVVSRHHAELRRENGQWELLSLGANGTFVDGEPVTDKTKLVDGATIRLAVSGPVIQVRIDES, from the coding sequence GTGGTGACCTCGAGGGAGCAGACCGTGATTACGCTGAGCCTGATGAACCCAACCCAGGGAACTTCCATTCGGGATTGGTGTTTCAAAGATGAAACGGTGATCCGGATTGGCCGGGCGCCGGATAACGAGGTGGTGTTGCTCAGCTCGGTGGTCTCCCGCCACCATGCGGAGCTGCGCCGGGAAAACGGCCAGTGGGAACTGTTGAGTCTAGGAGCCAACGGCACGTTTGTTGATGGCGAACCGGTCACAGACAAAACCAAGCTAGTGGACGGGGCGACCATTCGCCTGGCGGTCTCGGGGCCGGTGATCCAGGTGCGGATTGACGAGTCCTAA
- the lptB gene encoding LPS export ABC transporter ATP-binding protein yields MQIILENIHKAYGRRPVVRDVSLTIGQGEVVGLLGPNGAGKTTIFYIAVGIERPDLGVVRLDHRDITPWPLHRRARLGISYLAQEPSIFRDLSIQENLLLVLQETGVPEPERRWYVRKLLRELRLEAVAHTLGGQVSGGERRRAEIARALATRPHFLLLDEPFAGVDPIAVQELQTILRQLRQQQLGVLITDHNVRDTLAITDRAYILYDGVVLAAGTAGELAQNPQVREHFLGAHYPV; encoded by the coding sequence ATGCAGATCATACTCGAAAACATCCATAAAGCCTATGGCCGCCGCCCCGTCGTGCGCGATGTGAGTTTGACCATCGGGCAGGGGGAAGTCGTGGGTTTACTGGGACCCAACGGCGCGGGTAAAACGACTATCTTCTACATCGCTGTGGGGATTGAGCGCCCGGACCTAGGGGTGGTGCGCCTAGACCACCGGGACATTACGCCCTGGCCGTTACATCGCCGCGCCCGCTTGGGCATCAGTTATCTAGCCCAAGAGCCGAGCATCTTCCGCGACCTTTCCATCCAGGAGAATCTCCTGCTGGTGCTGCAAGAGACGGGCGTGCCGGAGCCGGAGCGTCGCTGGTATGTCCGTAAACTGCTTCGGGAATTGCGCCTAGAGGCGGTGGCCCACACCCTGGGCGGTCAGGTCTCCGGAGGCGAACGACGGCGAGCCGAAATCGCCCGCGCCTTGGCGACGCGGCCCCACTTCCTGTTGTTGGATGAACCTTTTGCTGGGGTAGACCCGATAGCCGTGCAGGAGTTGCAGACCATCCTCCGGCAATTGCGGCAGCAACAATTGGGCGTGTTGATCACGGACCACAACGTGCGGGATACGTTGGCCATTACGGACCGGGCCTACATTCTCTACGATGGGGTTGTCCTAGCGGCGGGCACCGCTGGGGAACTGGCGCAAAATCCCCAGGTGCGAGAGCATTTTTTGGGCGCCCACTACCCCGTGTAA
- a CDS encoding chlorophyll a/b binding light-harvesting protein produces the protein MNKTQRYPWWAGNARLTDLSNTFIVAHVAHAALIVFWVGLMTLFELTRYTPTRPMYEQGLILLPHLATLGLGVGAGGQVVNVFPYVAVAGFHLVSAGVLAWGAWFHFTRLPQTLEMVPPPAGKFHFRWDDERQLGLILGHHLLVLGLGALLLVAKATIGGGLYDATLGQVRTVQPTLDWVRIWDYRTHLFDVNNLEDLVGGHVYVAVLLLLGGTWHILVPPFGWVKRRFLFSADGILSYSLFGIALAGFAASYYCGFNTLAYPEVFYGPALKLRSALTPAYYDPTGATVYSARVWLANAHFYLAFFFLQGSLWHFQRAMGLDVTQMFRSWWAEQAAVYHPRFQCSAPPLPEVVYEPRLVPMPALTPPASDALYEPVQGASRPALTAINGVRQTLYQVVYRPQTWIFYEPAAKQVSHPRPTGMLYAPAAKKPRVVPSPATPTETVTAAPATPPQAPESTPEPQ, from the coding sequence ATGAACAAAACGCAACGCTATCCGTGGTGGGCGGGGAATGCACGGTTGACCGACCTGTCCAACACCTTCATCGTGGCCCATGTGGCCCACGCGGCCTTGATCGTGTTCTGGGTGGGGCTAATGACGCTGTTTGAACTGACCCGCTACACCCCGACCCGACCGATGTACGAACAGGGGCTGATTTTATTGCCCCACCTGGCGACGCTAGGGTTGGGGGTCGGCGCCGGCGGTCAGGTGGTTAACGTCTTTCCCTACGTGGCGGTGGCTGGTTTCCACCTGGTGAGCGCTGGGGTGCTGGCCTGGGGCGCTTGGTTCCATTTCACCCGGTTGCCCCAGACCTTAGAGATGGTGCCGCCGCCAGCGGGGAAATTCCACTTCCGCTGGGACGACGAACGGCAACTGGGCCTGATCCTGGGCCATCACCTGCTGGTGTTGGGGCTCGGGGCGCTGCTATTGGTAGCAAAGGCCACCATTGGTGGTGGACTCTACGATGCGACGCTCGGGCAGGTGCGCACTGTGCAACCGACCCTGGATTGGGTCCGGATTTGGGACTACCGCACCCACCTGTTTGACGTGAACAACCTAGAGGACTTAGTGGGGGGGCATGTCTACGTGGCGGTGCTGTTGCTGCTGGGGGGAACCTGGCATATCCTGGTGCCGCCGTTTGGTTGGGTGAAACGCCGCTTTTTGTTTTCCGCTGACGGGATTTTGAGCTATTCCCTGTTTGGCATTGCCCTAGCGGGGTTTGCGGCGTCCTACTACTGCGGGTTTAACACGCTGGCCTATCCCGAGGTGTTTTACGGCCCGGCCCTCAAACTGCGGTCTGCCTTGACACCGGCCTACTACGACCCGACAGGGGCGACGGTGTACTCGGCGCGGGTGTGGCTGGCCAATGCCCATTTCTACCTGGCGTTTTTCTTCCTGCAAGGCAGCCTGTGGCACTTCCAGCGGGCGATGGGTCTGGATGTGACGCAGATGTTCCGGTCCTGGTGGGCTGAGCAGGCGGCGGTGTATCACCCGCGTTTTCAGTGCAGTGCACCCCCGTTGCCGGAGGTGGTCTATGAACCCCGTCTCGTGCCGATGCCGGCCTTGACGCCGCCCGCGAGCGATGCCTTGTATGAACCGGTCCAGGGTGCGTCCAGACCCGCCCTGACGGCGATCAATGGAGTGCGCCAGACGCTGTACCAGGTGGTGTACCGGCCCCAGACCTGGATTTTCTACGAACCGGCGGCCAAGCAGGTGAGCCATCCCCGGCCTACGGGAATGCTTTATGCACCAGCGGCGAAAAAGCCAAGGGTTGTTCCGTCGCCGGCCACACCGACTGAAACGGTGACAGCCGCTCCCGCAACGCCTCCCCAGGCTCCTGAATCCACGCCGGAGCCACAGTGA
- a CDS encoding allophycocyanin subunit beta, with protein sequence MQDTITALINSADVQGQYLSDAALSQLRQYFERGMMRVKAAATISATASQIISRTVAKSLLYGDITLPGGNMYPTRRYAACLRDLNYFLRFATYAMLAADTSILDERVLNGLKETYQTLGVPIDRVIQALNAMKEVLNETVGTEAGQELARYLDHIIAGLR encoded by the coding sequence ATGCAAGATACGATCACAGCCTTGATTAACTCCGCGGATGTCCAGGGGCAATATCTGAGTGACGCCGCTCTCAGTCAACTCCGGCAGTATTTTGAGCGGGGGATGATGCGGGTCAAAGCGGCGGCCACGATCAGCGCCACTGCTAGCCAAATCATCAGCCGTACGGTGGCGAAAAGTTTGCTGTACGGGGACATCACGCTGCCGGGGGGCAATATGTATCCCACCCGTCGCTATGCCGCCTGTCTGCGGGATTTGAATTATTTCCTGCGCTTTGCCACCTACGCGATGCTGGCGGCGGATACGTCCATCCTCGACGAGCGGGTGCTGAACGGTCTGAAAGAGACCTACCAGACGCTGGGGGTGCCGATTGACCGCGTGATCCAGGCCCTGAACGCCATGAAGGAGGTCTTGAACGAGACAGTGGGCACCGAGGCGGGACAGGAGCTGGCGCGATATCTAGACCACATCATTGCCGGTTTGCGCTAA
- a CDS encoding YlqD family protein, which produces MADGQELILKRPVNIKVIVTPRWKEETLQILQSQINQIDARTQQIDMQVQRAITELKKQPASPQLTEQINTIQFQANDEKSKLLDQKNQILTQLTQVQTLEMEQEVFQGQLDGYFTVKVGENLIEKMQVEVVLRDGVVQEIRGVI; this is translated from the coding sequence ATGGCGGATGGTCAAGAGTTGATCCTGAAACGGCCGGTCAATATCAAGGTGATCGTGACGCCGCGTTGGAAGGAAGAAACGCTGCAAATTCTCCAGTCCCAAATCAACCAAATTGATGCCCGCACTCAACAAATTGACATGCAGGTGCAACGGGCAATTACTGAATTGAAAAAGCAGCCTGCTAGTCCCCAATTGACAGAGCAAATCAATACCATCCAATTCCAGGCCAACGACGAAAAAAGTAAATTGCTCGACCAAAAAAATCAAATCCTTACCCAACTGACCCAAGTCCAAACCCTGGAGATGGAACAGGAAGTCTTCCAGGGGCAACTCGACGGCTACTTCACGGTGAAGGTGGGCGAAAATCTCATCGAAAAAATGCAAGTGGAGGTGGTGCTTCGCGACGGCGTGGTGCAGGAAATTCGGGGGGTTATTTGA
- a CDS encoding S-layer homology domain-containing protein has translation MKTSVWWSSVVLWTTLAGCAGSHWERSLAPDPRLTPSPSPSPVAESPARPTPELVEPPSPTPVALADMERVPQALRPLVEDVLNLGVIPATDVRLDQPATRRQFARWLMAVQQRLYRDQIERQVRPATPGSTPVFADVPHSDPDFTVIQGLAEAGIIPSRLTDGSRAPLRFEPDRWLTRETLVVWKVSLDVSGQLPSGTVQAVTETWGFRDAAQIDPLALSALVVDYRREPSTVRQVWGRTRLFLPDKPVSQAQALAALWFCGTGDALVTAREALK, from the coding sequence ATGAAAACCAGCGTTTGGTGGAGCAGTGTGGTGCTATGGACCACGTTGGCGGGTTGCGCCGGTAGCCATTGGGAGCGTTCCCTAGCGCCAGACCCCCGCTTGACGCCGTCTCCTAGCCCTTCACCCGTTGCCGAATCCCCGGCGCGTCCCACGCCTGAACTGGTTGAGCCGCCATCGCCCACACCTGTCGCACTCGCCGATATGGAGCGAGTTCCCCAGGCGTTGCGTCCCTTGGTGGAGGATGTCTTGAACCTGGGGGTGATTCCAGCGACGGACGTGCGTCTCGACCAGCCCGCGACCCGCCGGCAATTTGCCCGCTGGTTGATGGCTGTGCAGCAGCGCTTGTACCGGGACCAGATAGAGCGGCAAGTACGCCCGGCGACCCCTGGCAGTACTCCCGTCTTCGCCGATGTACCCCATTCCGACCCCGATTTCACCGTGATTCAAGGGTTGGCCGAAGCGGGCATCATTCCTAGCCGCTTGACCGATGGGAGTCGCGCCCCCCTGCGGTTTGAACCTGACCGCTGGTTGACCCGCGAAACCCTCGTGGTCTGGAAAGTCAGCCTGGATGTCTCGGGCCAGCTTCCCAGTGGTACTGTTCAAGCCGTGACCGAGACCTGGGGGTTTAGAGATGCGGCGCAGATTGACCCCCTAGCTCTCAGCGCCCTCGTGGTGGACTACCGCCGGGAACCCAGCACCGTCCGGCAAGTGTGGGGACGCACCCGCCTGTTTTTGCCCGACAAACCCGTAAGTCAGGCCCAGGCGCTGGCGGCCCTGTGGTTTTGCGGGACTGGCGACGCCCTGGTGACCGCCCGCGAGGCCCTCAAATAA
- the pgl gene encoding 6-phosphogluconolactonase has protein sequence MNRIVCADLEALSEQALRLLEQRIHSALAERGRATLALAGGSTPRRLYQRLAQQNWPWSQIHVFWGDERFVPPDHPDSNYRLARETWLDHVPMPAANIHPIPTVPLTPAAAAEAYERELQAFWGLQPGEFPVFDVILLGMGEDGHTASLFPHTAALQVCDRAVTVGYRGDQPRITLTVPTLNYGRCVLFLVAGVNKAAAYAQVTRPDADGNAYPAALIRPVNGELWWLVEATVLRPGEPEVRPSV, from the coding sequence ATGAACCGCATCGTTTGCGCCGACTTGGAGGCCCTGAGCGAGCAGGCCCTCCGGCTGTTGGAACAACGGATCCACAGCGCTCTGGCAGAACGAGGCCGCGCGACGTTGGCGCTGGCGGGGGGGAGTACACCACGACGGCTCTACCAGCGCCTTGCGCAACAGAACTGGCCCTGGTCGCAAATTCATGTGTTTTGGGGTGACGAGCGGTTTGTGCCTCCCGACCACCCAGACAGCAACTACCGCTTAGCGCGGGAGACTTGGCTCGACCATGTCCCGATGCCTGCCGCCAACATCCACCCCATCCCGACAGTGCCCTTGACGCCCGCCGCCGCCGCCGAGGCCTACGAGCGGGAACTTCAAGCGTTCTGGGGACTCCAACCCGGCGAATTTCCCGTTTTTGATGTCATTCTGCTGGGCATGGGCGAAGACGGGCACACGGCCTCCTTGTTTCCCCACACGGCGGCGCTCCAGGTGTGCGACCGGGCGGTCACGGTGGGCTACCGGGGCGACCAACCTCGGATTACCCTGACGGTACCCACGCTAAACTACGGGCGATGTGTCCTGTTTTTGGTCGCTGGGGTGAACAAAGCCGCTGCCTACGCTCAGGTCACACGCCCAGATGCCGATGGAAACGCCTATCCGGCTGCTTTGATCCGGCCTGTCAACGGCGAATTGTGGTGGTTGGTGGAGGCAACGGTGTTGAGGCCAGGGGAACCTGAAGTGCGTCCTTCCGTCTGA
- a CDS encoding allophycocyanin subunit alpha-B: MSIVAQVIAQSDAADRFLSSAELNKLEEFFSKGALRIQVAQKLAANERKIVQEGSQRFWAKCPNTPSNRGDAQKTALCQRDQAWYIRLISYCVLAGNDKPLEDIGLNGMREMYVSLGVPLNNLRIAMTSLKEVTAGILSPEEMALAAPYFDRLIRAF; the protein is encoded by the coding sequence ATGAGTATCGTTGCGCAAGTGATTGCTCAATCGGATGCTGCTGACCGTTTCCTCAGCAGTGCCGAATTAAACAAGTTAGAGGAGTTTTTTAGCAAAGGGGCATTGCGGATTCAAGTGGCGCAGAAATTGGCGGCCAATGAGCGCAAGATTGTGCAAGAGGGCAGCCAACGCTTTTGGGCCAAGTGCCCCAATACACCTAGCAACCGGGGGGATGCCCAAAAAACGGCTCTGTGCCAGCGGGACCAAGCTTGGTACATCCGGCTGATTAGCTACTGCGTCCTAGCGGGCAACGATAAACCCCTCGAGGATATTGGCCTGAACGGGATGCGGGAAATGTACGTGTCGTTAGGGGTGCCGCTCAATAATTTACGCATTGCGATGACCAGTCTCAAGGAAGTCACAGCAGGCATCCTCTCGCCAGAGGAAATGGCCTTGGCCGCCCCCTACTTTGACCGTTTAATCCGCGCGTTTTAA
- a CDS encoding 3'(2'),5'-bisphosphate nucleotidase CysQ: MEQELAVVARALRAAGAAVRQVVTEGLQTTYKSGDDPLTRADITANQVLQSELLGVFPEDGWLSEETRDQPERLHKQRVWVVDPIDGTRELVEGIPEYALSVALAIGGKPVLGGVYNPARDELFLGVLGQGVTYNGQPVRASHPLSDPPLVLASRSEVRRGEWAPFQSVMQVQVVGSIAYKLALVAAGRADATFSLGPKHEWDVAGGVALVLAAGGVATDAQGQALQFNQMPPLLSGIVATTPAARDVVWQLLRNAWFRSSELSRFRLSGR, from the coding sequence ATGGAGCAGGAACTGGCGGTGGTGGCAAGGGCGTTACGGGCGGCAGGGGCGGCGGTACGCCAGGTTGTGACTGAAGGGTTGCAAACCACCTACAAAAGCGGCGATGACCCCTTGACGCGGGCCGACATCACCGCCAACCAGGTGCTCCAGTCCGAACTGTTGGGCGTCTTTCCCGAAGACGGTTGGCTCTCCGAGGAAACGCGCGACCAGCCGGAGCGGTTGCACAAACAGCGGGTGTGGGTGGTGGACCCGATTGATGGCACGCGGGAGTTGGTCGAGGGCATTCCGGAATATGCCCTGTCAGTGGCGCTGGCCATCGGCGGTAAACCTGTCTTGGGCGGCGTGTACAACCCGGCGCGCGATGAGCTGTTCTTGGGAGTTCTCGGTCAAGGGGTCACCTACAACGGTCAGCCTGTGCGAGCGAGTCATCCGCTGAGCGACCCACCGTTAGTCCTGGCCAGTCGTTCCGAGGTACGCCGAGGCGAGTGGGCACCCTTTCAATCCGTCATGCAGGTGCAAGTGGTGGGTTCGATTGCCTACAAACTGGCCTTGGTAGCTGCAGGACGCGCCGATGCCACGTTCAGTTTGGGACCAAAGCACGAGTGGGACGTCGCAGGCGGCGTTGCGCTGGTTCTCGCAGCCGGTGGCGTGGCTACCGATGCCCAGGGACAGGCGCTTCAGTTCAATCAAATGCCCCCTTTGCTTTCGGGAATCGTGGCGACGACCCCAGCCGCCAGGGACGTAGTTTGGCAATTACTTCGCAACGCCTGGTTTCGCTCGTCCGAGCTGAGCCGCTTTCGTTTGTCGGGGAGATAA